TGCCGGGGTGGGTGCTGCTCATACGCGCTCCTGCTCGTCCTGCTCGTCCTGATCGTTCTCGACGTCCTCGTCCTGCTCGTCCTGCGCGGCGTCCTCGTCGTCCCAGGGGCCGATGGGGTTGCCGGTCCAGCGGGTGCCGGGCGGCACGCGCTCGCCGCGCATCACGAGGGACACGGGTCCCACGGTCGCATGGCGGTCGATCGCCGCGGCCGGCAGGATCACGCTGCCGGGCCCCAGGGTCGCACCCGCGCCGAGGGTGACGGTGTCCATGCTCAGCACCCGGTCCTGGAAGAGGTGGGTCTGGACCACGCAGCCGCGGTTCACGGTCGCACCGTCGCCGAGGGTGACCAGGTCCGTCTCGGGCAGCCAGTACGAGTCGCACCACACGCCCTCGCCGACCTTCGCGCCGAGCGCCCGCAGCCACACGTTCAGCGCCCAGGTCCCGGCGGTGACGTTCGCGAACCAGGGCGCGGCGAGCACCTCGGTGAACGTGTCCGCCAGCTCCGAGCGCCACACGTAGGCGGTGAACAGGGCGTGCTCACCCGGGCGGTGCCTGCCGATGATCGCCCACTTCGCGACCACCGTGATTCCCGCGGCCAGCAGCCCCGCGAGCATGAGCACCGCCCCGCCGAGCACGAGCGCCAGGACGATCCCGGCCGTCCCGCGCACCAGCAGCGCGTACAGGCCGCCCCACACCGCGACCGGCAGCAGCAGCGCGATGAGCAGTGGCACCAGGCGCAGGGTCTCCACGATCCCGCGCTGGACGAGCAGCTTCTTCGGCGGGTCGTAGGTGAGGGCGTCATCGTGCTCCTCCTCGGCGCGGCGGAGCTTCCGCGGCGGGCTGCCGAGGTACGAGGTGCCGGCCTTCGCGGACTTGCGGCGCGGGGCGGCGGAGAGCACCGCGACGAGGGACTGCTTGGGGACCTTGCGGCCGGCGGCGAGCATGCCGGAGTTGCCGACGAACGCGCGCTTGCCGACCTTCACCCGCTCCACGCGGATCCAGCCGCCGCCGAGCTCGTAGGGGCCCACGAGCGTGTCGTCGGCGAGGAAGGAGTGGTCGCCGACCTGCACGAGGCTCGGGATGAGCAGGGCGGTGGAGATCTCCGCGCCCTTGCCCACCTTCGCGCCGAGCATCCGCATCCACACGGGGGTCAGTCCGCCCGCGTACAGCGGGAACAGCCAGGTGCGGGCCTCGTCCAGCAGTCGCAGCGTCGCCCAGATCGATACGCCCGCCGCGGAGCGCATCGGGTGGTGGCCGGGGGAGATGGCGCGGGCGAGCAGACGGGTGAGGACGAGCACCGCGAGCGCCACGGCCGCGAAGCCGGCGAGCGCCGCGAGCGGCAGCCAGGGCAGGGCCGCGAGGGCCGCTGCGCCGAGGGTGTCCGTGCCGCGCACGGCGGGGATCAGCACGGCGCCGCCCACGAGCACGCCGAGCCCGGGCAGGGCGGCGATGAGCAGGGACAGCGCCCCGTAGGCTAGCTCCCACAGGGGGCGGCGCGGCGGGGCGTCGTCGGACCAGGGCCCGCGCGACTCGGCGCGGTACGCGGCGGGGGAGCCGGACCAGAACTCGCCGGCCGGCACCTTCCCCAGCACCGCGGAGCCGGGGGCGATCTCGGCGTCCCGGCCCACGCGGGCGCCGGGGCCGAGGGTGCTGCGGGCGCCGATGCGGGCCCGCTTCCCGATCCGCACCGGGCCGATGCGCAGCACGTCCCCGTCGATCCAGTACCCGGCCAGGTCCACCTCCGGCTCGATCGAGGCGCCCGCCCCGATCTCGAGCATCCCGGTGACCGGCGGCAGGGAGTGCAGGTCCACGTCCTTGCCGAGTCGCACCCCGAGCAGGCGCGCGTAGTAGGGGAACCACACGGCGCCCGAGAGGGAGGTCGCGCCGAGCTCGTCCTGGACGTGCTCGGCAAGCCACAGCCGCAGGTGGGCGCTGCCGCCGCGGGGATGACTGCCGGGGGTGACCTTCCGCAGCAGGATCCGGGCCAGCAGCGCGGCGAGGGTCATCCTCCCGGGCGGCAGGATGAACACGAGCGCCATCGGGATCACGAGCCACAGAGGGAACGCGACGAGCCAGGGCACGTCCGTGAGCGCGGCGAGCACGGTGGAG
This genomic interval from Brachybacterium aquaticum contains the following:
- a CDS encoding Pls/PosA family non-ribosomal peptide synthetase, translating into MTAQHPALLPSLQAGDRAPTPSTLVEIFRGVVARHGDAPAVDAGAEVLSYAALEEAALEVAGRLAALGAGPGAKVGVRISSGTTDLYVAILGVLLAGAAYVPVDADDPDERARVVFEESAALAVIGDGLVITPTAAAPWAGIAPAPGAPSAGAPSADVPVEPGAPVTPRAPSPADDAWVIFTSGSTGKPKGVAVTHRNAAAFVEAESRMFLQDAPIAPGDRVMAGLSVAFDASCEEMWLAWAYGGCLVPAPRSLVRSGVDVGPWLEANRITIVSTVPTLVSLWPDSALTEVRLLIMGGEACPPELAARLQATGREVWNTYGPTEATVVACGAMLDGTPPVRIGLPLDGWDLAVVDAQGQPVGPGESGELIIGGVGLARYLDPAKDAEKYAPMPSLGWERAYRSGDIVVNDPDGLLFAGRADDQIKLGGRRIELGEIDDQLLRLPGVVGGATAVRSSKTGNKLLVGYLTVDDTYDAEIARGLLRQRMPAALVPRLAVVDDLPTRTSGKIDRDALPWPLPGSSERSADLSGTAAWIAEIWADVLGAEVTSGKDDFFDLGGGSLTAAQVVSRLREQHPELTVGDVYQQSTVAALAAHLDAMDSTAQRSTRTVAPLRRRTQIAQLLALVPLRTLAALRGISWLMLVSTVLAALTDVPWLVAFPLWLVIPMALVFILPPGRMTLAALLARILLRKVTPGSHPRGGSAHLRLWLAEHVQDELGATSLSGAVWFPYYARLLGVRLGKDVDLHSLPPVTGMLEIGAGASIEPEVDLAGYWIDGDVLRIGPVRIGKRARIGARSTLGPGARVGRDAEIAPGSAVLGKVPAGEFWSGSPAAYRAESRGPWSDDAPPRRPLWELAYGALSLLIAALPGLGVLVGGAVLIPAVRGTDTLGAAALAALPWLPLAALAGFAAVALAVLVLTRLLARAISPGHHPMRSAAGVSIWATLRLLDEARTWLFPLYAGGLTPVWMRMLGAKVGKGAEISTALLIPSLVQVGDHSFLADDTLVGPYELGGGWIRVERVKVGKRAFVGNSGMLAAGRKVPKQSLVAVLSAAPRRKSAKAGTSYLGSPPRKLRRAEEEHDDALTYDPPKKLLVQRGIVETLRLVPLLIALLLPVAVWGGLYALLVRGTAGIVLALVLGGAVLMLAGLLAAGITVVAKWAIIGRHRPGEHALFTAYVWRSELADTFTEVLAAPWFANVTAGTWALNVWLRALGAKVGEGVWCDSYWLPETDLVTLGDGATVNRGCVVQTHLFQDRVLSMDTVTLGAGATLGPGSVILPAAAIDRHATVGPVSLVMRGERVPPGTRWTGNPIGPWDDEDAAQDEQDEDVENDQDEQDEQERV